Below is a genomic region from Ketogulonicigenium vulgare WSH-001.
TGGCCAAGCTGCCGAGGCGCAATATGCCAAGGCGGACAATATGACGCTAACCCTTGGTGCGCTGGCCAGCCTGCTGTCGATCGGGCGCGGCAATTCGCAACTGGCAGCGTTCGCCACCCATTGGGCCGATGACAAGTTGGTCATCGACAAATGGTTCGCGCTGCAAGTGACCGAGGCCGCCCCCCGCCGCTTGCTGAACATGCTGAACCGTTTGACCGCGCTCGATACATTCGACTGGCAGAACCCGAACCGCTTCCGTTCGGTTCTGGCGACGATCAGTGCCAATCCGGCGGGCTTCCATCAGGCGGATGGCTCGGTCTATCGCTTTGTCGCGGATTGGCTGATCCGCCTGGATTCGGTGAACCCCTGGACGGCGTCGCGCATCTCAGCCGCTTTTGATGGCTGGCGTCGCTATGACACCGGCCGCCAAGCGCTGATGCGCGCCCAGATCGAACGAATTGCCAAAGCGCCGGGGATCTCGCGCGAGATGTCGGAAATGGTCGGGCGGATGCTGGCCTAAAACAAAAAAGGCCGGGCAAAGCGCCCGGCCTTTTTAACGAATGCTGATGCCTGATAATTAGGCAGGTGCGGCGCAATAGGATTGCGAGGACACCCAACGCGCCATCTGCGCGCGTTTTTCGGAATTCGTGAACGGCCCCCAGTCGGCAGCAAGGCCCCCGCGCCCGGTTGCAACCACGCCATCGCGCATCACAGCGCTGGTGGCGATGCGCACCGCGCATTCCAAATTCGCTGTGCCATCTTGCAGGGCCGAGCCGCTGCTGGCGTCGCAGCCATGGCCGCGCGCGGTTGCAGGCGCGATCTGCACCAGACCGAACCAACGACCGCCGCCACCGACGGCCGCCGGGTTCCACGTGCTTTCGTGACGCGCCAACGCCGAGAAGAGGCCAGCCCAAAAGGCGGCGCGGTCATCCTCGGATGCGGTGGCATAGCCGGGGCACCAAGTCGAGATATCTTGAGGAATTTCAGACAGAAGCGGCGCGCCTTCGTTACGCAGGGCTTCCATGGTCGCCTCGGTCCACTGGGTGGCCTCGGCCCGATGATCCCATTGCATGATCGGCAGCGCGGCCGGCACGGGTTCCGTGGTAGATACACAAGCCGCAAGCGGCAAAATGGCAGTCAAAGCAAGGGCAGATGTCAGCCATTTGCGGATCGGCAGGGTTTTACGCGACAATTGTCAAAGCTCACGCTGTTTCGTCCGGCGGAGAATTGCGGCAGCGGTTCCATCTGTCCACCCAATAAAATAAGGCTCGGCGAGATTTCGCCAAAGCGCGCTTGAGCGCCCGCCGCGCACCCAAGACTTGAAGCGCGCCGCCGCAAAGCTTAGAGAACATCCGAAACCAGAGGAAAGTGACGATGCTGGACCTGACTTACACGTCCCCCAAGCCCAAGGTAATCGCCGGGGCAAAATACGACTGGGAATTGGTGATCGGCCTAGAGGTACATGCCCAGGTCGCGACCAATGCCAAGCTGTTCTCGGGGGCGTCGACGGGTTTTGGCGCCGAACCCAACAGCCATGTCGCCTTTGTGGACGCCGGCATGCCCGGGATGCTGCCGGTCATCAACGAGGAGTGTATCGCGCAGGCCGTTCGTACCGGCCTTGGCCTGAAAGCCGCGATCAACCTGCGCTCGGCCTTTGACCGCAAGAACTATTTCTATCCCGACCTGCCGCAAGGCTATCAAATCTCGCAGCTTTACCATCCTATCGTGGGCGAAGGCGAAGTGCTGGTCGAGATGGGCGCAGGCGTGGCGCGCCGCGTGCGGATTGAACGTATCCACTTGGAACAGGACGCGGGCAAGTCGATCCACGACATGGACCCGCATATGTCCTTTGTCGATCTGAACCGCACCGGCGTTGCGCTGATGGAAATCGTCAGCCGCCCCGATATTCGTGGCCCCGAGGAGGCTGCGGCCTATGTCGGCAAGCTGCGCCAGATCATGCGTTACTTAGGCACCTGTGATGGCAATATGCAAAACGGCAACCTGCGCGCGGATGTGAACGTCTCGGTCTGCCGCCCCGGAGCCTATGAGAAATTCGCAGAGACCGGCGATTTTAGCTATCTTGGCACGCGCTGCGAGCTGAAGAACATGAACTCGATGCGCTTTATCCAACAAGGCATCGAATACGAGGCGCGTCGCCAGATCGCCATTTTGGAAGACGGCGGCACGATCGACCAAGAGACCCGTCTTTACGATCCCGAAAAGGGCGAGACGCGTTCGATGCGTTCCAAGGAAGAGGCGCATGATTACCGCTACTTCCCCGATCCCGACCTGCTGCCCCTCGAGATCGAACAGGCCTGGGTCGATGATATCGCCGCCCACCTGCCCGAGCTGCCCGACGCCAAAAAAGCCCGCTTTATGGCTGATTTCGGCCTGACGGAATATGACGCCAGCGTCCTGACCGCCGAGGCCGAGAATGCCGCCTATTTCGAGGAAGTCGCGCAGGGCCGTGATGGCAAGCTGTCGGCGAACTGGGTCATCAACGAGCTGTTCGGTCGTCTGAAAAAAGACAGCCGCGAGATCGGTGACAGCCCGGTCTCACCCGCGCAGCTGGGTGGCATCGTGGCGCTGATCGCATCGGGTGATATCTCGGGCAAGATCGGTAAAGACCTGTTCGAGATCATCTATACCGAAGGCGGCGACCCCGCCGAGATCGTGGAATCGCGCGGTATGCGGCAGGTCACCGACTTTGGCGCGATTGAAACCGCTGTCGACGACGTGATCGCGGCGAACCCCGCGCAGGTTGAAAAAGCCAAGGCTAACCCCAAATTGGCAGGGTGGTTTGTTGGGCAGGTGATGAAATCCACGGGCGGCAAGGCAAACCCTGCTGCGGTGAACGATATCGTTGCCAAGAAACTGGGCCTCTAACACACGCCCGCCAAGGAGGAACCAGAATGAGCTTTGAATACCGCGTGATCCCTGCTCCGCGCCGCGCTGAAAAGTATCGCGGCGCAAAGACCACCGAAGATCGCTTCACCCGCACCATCGAGGGGCTGATGAACGAGATGGCGGTGGATGGCTGGGAATATCAGCGTGCCGACAGCCTGCCTTGCGAAGAACGGCGCGGGCTGACGGGCCACACGACGGTCTATCAAACGATTCTGGTCTTTCGCCGCGCTGTTGCGGAAGCTGCAACGCCGGTCGCCGTGGCGCCTGCGCCAATTGTCGCAGCCGCGCCGCCCGTCCCCGCCGTCAAGGCCGCAGCAGCACCCGCAGCCCCACCTGCAGTGCCGCGCGTTGCCCCGGCGGAACCTGCGGCGGCCCCTGCGATGGTTGCCAGCAAGACCGAGGAACCGCGCCTGAGCGGCGGGCCGAAACTGCCGCCGCTCAAGGCCGATTGATCAGTCGAGATTGAGTGACAGGGCGTGAATTTTGCCCATAACATCGGCGCCAAGG
It encodes:
- a CDS encoding transglycosylase SLT domain-containing protein — translated: MSRKTLPIRKWLTSALALTAILPLAACVSTTEPVPAALPIMQWDHRAEATQWTEATMEALRNEGAPLLSEIPQDISTWCPGYATASEDDRAAFWAGLFSALARHESTWNPAAVGGGGRWFGLVQIAPATARGHGCDASSGSALQDGTANLECAVRIATSAVMRDGVVATGRGGLAADWGPFTNSEKRAQMARWVSSQSYCAAPA
- the gatB gene encoding Asp-tRNA(Asn)/Glu-tRNA(Gln) amidotransferase subunit GatB encodes the protein MLDLTYTSPKPKVIAGAKYDWELVIGLEVHAQVATNAKLFSGASTGFGAEPNSHVAFVDAGMPGMLPVINEECIAQAVRTGLGLKAAINLRSAFDRKNYFYPDLPQGYQISQLYHPIVGEGEVLVEMGAGVARRVRIERIHLEQDAGKSIHDMDPHMSFVDLNRTGVALMEIVSRPDIRGPEEAAAYVGKLRQIMRYLGTCDGNMQNGNLRADVNVSVCRPGAYEKFAETGDFSYLGTRCELKNMNSMRFIQQGIEYEARRQIAILEDGGTIDQETRLYDPEKGETRSMRSKEEAHDYRYFPDPDLLPLEIEQAWVDDIAAHLPELPDAKKARFMADFGLTEYDASVLTAEAENAAYFEEVAQGRDGKLSANWVINELFGRLKKDSREIGDSPVSPAQLGGIVALIASGDISGKIGKDLFEIIYTEGGDPAEIVESRGMRQVTDFGAIETAVDDVIAANPAQVEKAKANPKLAGWFVGQVMKSTGGKANPAAVNDIVAKKLGL
- a CDS encoding cell division protein FtsZ, translating into MSFEYRVIPAPRRAEKYRGAKTTEDRFTRTIEGLMNEMAVDGWEYQRADSLPCEERRGLTGHTTVYQTILVFRRAVAEAATPVAVAPAPIVAAAPPVPAVKAAAAPAAPPAVPRVAPAEPAAAPAMVASKTEEPRLSGGPKLPPLKAD